In the genome of Sebastes umbrosus isolate fSebUmb1 chromosome 14, fSebUmb1.pri, whole genome shotgun sequence, one region contains:
- the LOC119501016 gene encoding gastrula zinc finger protein XlCGF57.1-like isoform X2, whose amino-acid sequence MSRLQLLRGLVNERLSAAAEEIFEAVKKTILVYEEEILLSKREIRRQRRVLQTILKPEIKINKLSDQPQLALSVWDEDFPSDQQQQEHCDQEWSSGVDQDDQEPPQTEKSQEDPPSSQEEEEEDTIRFIFTPPYVKNELDQPQSDCLSTTGQGDPLPSTSAELDQTKAEDDDGASTSCSAPEHDDSGEEWRGSVGSQSDDDDSDCQWKKRKGPRLPMNQKNKKAKSRIRCKVCEKAFHANVSLVNHMEIHPKDMCGVCGERFDTEESFQVHLKTHVKAEICGVCGKCFGASSSLETHMRVHTGEKPFNCSECGKSFNCRHNMMRHIRIHTGEKPYPCTVCGKCFNDYSTMKRHLHVHQKNHDPNNTSANENGNDVEKNMKTSSSSSSPKKQQTRTICEVCGKMFHSMVSLVNHAKSHATDLCGVCGTHFDSEENLKLHLKTHKNGKVCEVCGKCFDSHGNLEMHMRVHTGEKPFLCSECGKCFNCRHNMMRHIRTHTGEKPYLCNTCGRCFSDHSTLKQHSSTHTGEKPHRCEICGKGFHRKTYVRLHMKSHATEK is encoded by the exons ATGTCCCGCCTGCAGCTGCTCAGAGGACTCGTTAACGAGCGTCTGTCTGCGGCCGCCGAGGAGATTTTCGAGGCGGTCAAGAAAACCATCCTGGTCTACGAGGAGGAGATCCTGCTCTCCAAACGGGAGATCCGCCGGCAGCGCAGGGTGCTGCAGActattttaaaacctgaaataaAGATAAACAAACTGTCAG aCCAACCACAGCTGGCTCTCTCCGTCTGGGACGAGGACTTCCCCtctgaccagcagcagcaggaacactGTGATCAGGAGTGGAGCTCCGGTGTGGATCAGGACGACCAGGAGCCTCCGCAGACTGAGAAGAGCCAGGAGGACCCCCCCAGCagccaggaggaagaggaggaggacaccaTCAGGTTCATCTTCACGCCTCCGTACGTGAAGAACGAGCTCGACCAGCCTCAGTCCGATTGTCTGAGCACTACAGGACAAGGAGATCCTCTGCCGAGCACTTCAGCTGAGCTGGACCAGACGAAGGCGGAGGATGATGACGGAGCATCCACCAGCTGTTCTGCACCCGAACACGACGACAGCGGCGAAGAGTGGAGGGGCAGCGTGGGATCTCAGAGCGACGACGACGACAGCGACTGCCagtggaagaagaggaaggggcCTCGTCTACCGATGAaccaaaagaacaaaaaagcCAAATCACGAATCCGCTGTAAAGTCTGCGAGAAAGCCTTTCACGCCAACGTCTCTTTGGTGAATCACATGGAGATTCACCCGAAGGACATGTGCGGCGTGTGCGGGGAACGTTTCGATACCGAGGAGAGCTTTCAAGTTCACCTGAAGACGCACGTGAAAGCCGAAATCTGCGGCGTTTGCGGGAAATGTTTCGGGGCCTCGAGCTCTTTGGAGACGCACATGAGGGTCCACACGGGAGAGAAGCCGTTCAACTGCAGCGAATGTGGAAAATCCTTCAACTGTCGCCACAACATGATGCGACACATCAGGATACACACGGGGGAGAAGCCGTATCCTTGCACCGTCTGCGGCAAATGCTTCAACGACTACTCCACGATGAAACGCCACCTTCACGTGCACCAGAAGAACCACGACCCGAATAACACATCTGCAAACGAAAATGGCAACGACGTGGAGAAGAACATGAAgacatcatcgtcatcatcatcgccAAAAAAGCAGCAGACTCGGACCATATGTGAAGTGTGCGGGAAAATGTTTCACTCCATGGTTTCTCTGGTGAACCACGCGAAAAGTCACGCCACGGACCTCTGCGGCGTGTGCGGGACGCATTTTGACTCCGAGGAAAACTTAAAACTTCACCTGAAAACTCACAAGAACGGGAAGGTGTGCGAAGTGTGCGGGAAGTGTTTTGACAGTCACGGAAACCTGGAGATGCACATGAGGGTCCACACGGGCGAGAAGCCGTTTCTCTGCAGCGAGTGCGGCAAATGCTTCAACTGCCGACACAACATGATGCGACACATCAGGACCCACACGGGGGAGAAACCCTACCTTTGCAACACCTGCGGGCGCTGTTTCAGCGACCACTCCACGCTGAAACAGCACAGCAGCAcgcacactggagagaaaccgcaCCGCTGTGAGATCTGCGGTAAAGGCTTCCACCGAAAGACATACGTGAGGCTTCATATGAAGAGCCACGCCACTGAAAAGTGA
- the LOC119501016 gene encoding gastrula zinc finger protein XlCGF57.1-like isoform X1, whose translation MSRLQLLRGLVNERLSAAAEEIFEAVKKTILVYEEEILLSKREIRRQRRVLQTILKPEIKINKLSADQPQLALSVWDEDFPSDQQQQEHCDQEWSSGVDQDDQEPPQTEKSQEDPPSSQEEEEEDTIRFIFTPPYVKNELDQPQSDCLSTTGQGDPLPSTSAELDQTKAEDDDGASTSCSAPEHDDSGEEWRGSVGSQSDDDDSDCQWKKRKGPRLPMNQKNKKAKSRIRCKVCEKAFHANVSLVNHMEIHPKDMCGVCGERFDTEESFQVHLKTHVKAEICGVCGKCFGASSSLETHMRVHTGEKPFNCSECGKSFNCRHNMMRHIRIHTGEKPYPCTVCGKCFNDYSTMKRHLHVHQKNHDPNNTSANENGNDVEKNMKTSSSSSSPKKQQTRTICEVCGKMFHSMVSLVNHAKSHATDLCGVCGTHFDSEENLKLHLKTHKNGKVCEVCGKCFDSHGNLEMHMRVHTGEKPFLCSECGKCFNCRHNMMRHIRTHTGEKPYLCNTCGRCFSDHSTLKQHSSTHTGEKPHRCEICGKGFHRKTYVRLHMKSHATEK comes from the exons ATGTCCCGCCTGCAGCTGCTCAGAGGACTCGTTAACGAGCGTCTGTCTGCGGCCGCCGAGGAGATTTTCGAGGCGGTCAAGAAAACCATCCTGGTCTACGAGGAGGAGATCCTGCTCTCCAAACGGGAGATCCGCCGGCAGCGCAGGGTGCTGCAGActattttaaaacctgaaataaAGATAAACAAACTGTCAG cagaCCAACCACAGCTGGCTCTCTCCGTCTGGGACGAGGACTTCCCCtctgaccagcagcagcaggaacactGTGATCAGGAGTGGAGCTCCGGTGTGGATCAGGACGACCAGGAGCCTCCGCAGACTGAGAAGAGCCAGGAGGACCCCCCCAGCagccaggaggaagaggaggaggacaccaTCAGGTTCATCTTCACGCCTCCGTACGTGAAGAACGAGCTCGACCAGCCTCAGTCCGATTGTCTGAGCACTACAGGACAAGGAGATCCTCTGCCGAGCACTTCAGCTGAGCTGGACCAGACGAAGGCGGAGGATGATGACGGAGCATCCACCAGCTGTTCTGCACCCGAACACGACGACAGCGGCGAAGAGTGGAGGGGCAGCGTGGGATCTCAGAGCGACGACGACGACAGCGACTGCCagtggaagaagaggaaggggcCTCGTCTACCGATGAaccaaaagaacaaaaaagcCAAATCACGAATCCGCTGTAAAGTCTGCGAGAAAGCCTTTCACGCCAACGTCTCTTTGGTGAATCACATGGAGATTCACCCGAAGGACATGTGCGGCGTGTGCGGGGAACGTTTCGATACCGAGGAGAGCTTTCAAGTTCACCTGAAGACGCACGTGAAAGCCGAAATCTGCGGCGTTTGCGGGAAATGTTTCGGGGCCTCGAGCTCTTTGGAGACGCACATGAGGGTCCACACGGGAGAGAAGCCGTTCAACTGCAGCGAATGTGGAAAATCCTTCAACTGTCGCCACAACATGATGCGACACATCAGGATACACACGGGGGAGAAGCCGTATCCTTGCACCGTCTGCGGCAAATGCTTCAACGACTACTCCACGATGAAACGCCACCTTCACGTGCACCAGAAGAACCACGACCCGAATAACACATCTGCAAACGAAAATGGCAACGACGTGGAGAAGAACATGAAgacatcatcgtcatcatcatcgccAAAAAAGCAGCAGACTCGGACCATATGTGAAGTGTGCGGGAAAATGTTTCACTCCATGGTTTCTCTGGTGAACCACGCGAAAAGTCACGCCACGGACCTCTGCGGCGTGTGCGGGACGCATTTTGACTCCGAGGAAAACTTAAAACTTCACCTGAAAACTCACAAGAACGGGAAGGTGTGCGAAGTGTGCGGGAAGTGTTTTGACAGTCACGGAAACCTGGAGATGCACATGAGGGTCCACACGGGCGAGAAGCCGTTTCTCTGCAGCGAGTGCGGCAAATGCTTCAACTGCCGACACAACATGATGCGACACATCAGGACCCACACGGGGGAGAAACCCTACCTTTGCAACACCTGCGGGCGCTGTTTCAGCGACCACTCCACGCTGAAACAGCACAGCAGCAcgcacactggagagaaaccgcaCCGCTGTGAGATCTGCGGTAAAGGCTTCCACCGAAAGACATACGTGAGGCTTCATATGAAGAGCCACGCCACTGAAAAGTGA